From a region of the Kwoniella mangroviensis CBS 8507 chromosome 1 map unlocalized Ctg01, whole genome shotgun sequence genome:
- a CDS encoding sulfate adenylyltransferase yields the protein MANSPHGGILKDLVARDAPRHSELQEEARNLGDIFLTERQLCDLELILNGGFSPLEGFMNERDYISVRDTLRLEPVHGQRQGTLFPMPITLDVSKEDIAKLNLREGARVALRDPRDDAALAILTVSDIYTPDKHLEAENVMGADDIAHPAVAYLHNTVKEFYVGGKIEAIAAPTHYDYVPLRFTPSELRAHFHKLAWRKVVAFQTRNPMHRAHRELTVRAARQRRANVLIHPVVGLTKPGDVDHYTRVRAYQALMPSYPEGMAHLALLPLAMRMAGPREAVWHAIIRKNFGATHFIVGRDHAGPGKNSQGKDFYGPYDAQELVTQFKDELSIEMVPFQAMTYLPGTDEYQPVDEVPKGTVTADISGTELRKRLRTGASIPDWFSYTGVVKVLRDSYPPRPKQGFTILISGLHNSGKDTIARALQVTLQQQGSRSVSLLLGEELRGDLDPKINRAITPEQKHINLQRIAFVASELTKAGAAVIAAPVAPYEKSRQAIKKIVNGNFFLVHVATPLEWCEKVDRRGLYKRARSGELKNLTGVDDIYEPPTDADLVCDLRHDTVPEIVHSIIMILEGENLI from the exons ATGGCCAACTCCCCTCACGGTGGTATATTGAAGGATCTCGTCGCTCGAGATGCCCCTAGACATTCAGAGTTACAGGAGGAAGCTAGGAATTTGggtgatatcttccttaccgag AGGCAATTATGTGACCTcgagttgatcttgaacgGTGGTTTCTCTCCCCTTGAAGGATTCATGAATGAGAGAGATTATATTTC CGTCCGAGATACCCTCCGACTCGAACCTGTCCACGGTCAAAGACAAGGAACTCTCTTCCCTATGCCTATCACCCTCGATGTCTCAAAGGAAGATATCGCCAAATTGAACTTGAGAGAAGGTGCTAGAGTCGCTTTGAGAGATCCTAGGGATGATGCTGCTTTGGCTATCTtgacag TTTCCGACATATACACACCCGACAAGCACCTCGAAGCCGAGAACGTCATGGGAGCCGATGATATCGCTCATCCAGCTGTCGCGTACTTGCACAACACCGTTAAAGAGTTCTACGTCGGTGGTAAAATCGAGGCTATCGCTGCTCCTACTCACTACGATTACGTTCCTTTACGATTCACCCCGTCCGAACTCCGAGCGCACTTCCACAAATTGGCTTGGAGGAAAGTCGTCGCTTTCCAAACTCGAAACCCTATGCATCGAGCCCACCGAGAGTTGACCGTCCGAGCTGCCCGACAACGAAGAGCCAATGTCCTCATCCACCCTGTAGTAGGATTGACCAAACCTGGAGATGTCGATCATTATACCCGTGTGAGAGCCTACCAAGCCCTCATGCCTTCTTACCCCGAGGGAATGGCCCACTTGGCCTTGTTACCTTTGGCTATGCGAATGGCTGGTCCAAGAGAAGCTGTTTGGCACGCTATTATCAGAAAGAATTTTGGTGCTACTCACTTC ATTGTCGGAAGAGACCACGCTGGACCCGGTAAGAACTCTCAAGGCAAAGACTTCTACGGCCCATACGACGCACAAGAGCTTGTCACTCAATTTAAAGACGAATTATCCATCGAAATGGTTCCTTTCCAAGCTATGACTTACCTTCCTGGTACCGACGAATACCAACCAGTTGATGAAGTACCTAAGGGAACCGTCACTGCTGATATCTCCGGAACCGAACTTAGAAAGAGACTTAGGACCGGTGCTTCCATCCCCGATTGGTTCTCTTACACCGGCGTAGTAAAAGTATTGAGGGATTCATACCCTCCTCGACCCAAACAGGGtttcaccatcttgatcagtgGATTACACAACTCTGGTAAAGACACCATCGCTAGAGCTTTACAAGTCACTTTACAACAACAGGGTTCTCGATCCGTTTCTTTATTATTGGGAGAAGAGTTAAGGGGCGATTTGGATCCAAAGATAAATCGAGCTATTACACCTGAACAGAAACATATCAACCTCCAAAGAATCGCATTCGTTGCTTCGGAATTGACTAAAGCTGGTGCAGCTGTCATTGCCGCCCCTGTTGCCCCTTATGAAAAATCAAGACAAGCCATTAAGAAAATCGTTAATGGAAACTTCTTCTTGGTTCACGTTGCGACTCCCCTCGAATGGTGTGAGAAAGTAGACAGAAGAGGATTATATAAAAGAGCCAGATCGGGTGAACTCAAGAACTTGACTGGGGTGGATGATATCTACGAACCTCCTACAGACGCAGATTTGGTTTGTGATCTTAGGCATGATACTGTTCCTGAAATCGTTCACT CTATCATCATGATTCTCGAAGGTGAAAACCTCATCTAA
- a CDS encoding phosphoenolpyruvate carboxykinase (ATP) has protein sequence MVHGRHGHDDFEGNQFLGKELKYFSQAGFDLDRIHIKRNAPIASLYEDAILNEGAVISSSGALINFSGKKTGRSPKDKRIVYEETSKDDVWWGPVNIKMDEHTFEINRERAIDYLNTRENVYVFDGFAGWDPKYRIKVRVIASRAYHALFMHNMLIRPTPEELENFGEPDFIIYNAGQFPANRFTTGMTSTTSVEVNFKRMEMVILGTEYAGEMKKGIFSVMHYLQPVKFGQLSLHSSANQAKGDNGDVTLFFGLSGTGKTTLSADPNRLLIGDDEHVWSDTGVFNIEGGCYAKTINLSAEKEPEIFNAIKFGSILENVVYNPADRKPDYDDVSITENTRCAYPIEYIPNAKIPCIAERQPSNIIMLTCDAFGVLPPVSRLTPEQAQYHFVAGYTSKTPGTEDGIVEPSPTFSTCYGQPFIILHPGRYAKMLAERMEKNKVDCWLINTGWTGGKFGTGKRCPLKYTRAIVDAIHNGSLAKAEFETFPVFNLSIPKAVEGVPSEILDPAKVWPSKDAFSAEIQKLGGMFQKAFAKYEDAITADVKAAGPIL, from the exons ATGGTTCACGGAAGACacggacatgatgatttcGAGGGAAATCAATTCCTCGGTAAAGAGTTGAAATACTTCTCTCAAGCTGGTTTTGATTTGGATAGGATCcacatcaag CGAAACGCTCCCATCGCCTCTCTTTACGAGGATGCCATCCTCAACGAAGGTGCCGTTATCTCATCAAGTGgtgctttgatcaacttctctGGAAAGAAGACTGGTAGATCCCCCAAAGACAAGCGAATCGTGTACGAGGAGACTAGTAAAGACGATGTATGGTGGGGTCCTGTAAATATCAAGATGGA CGAACACACCTTTGAGATCAACCGAGAACGAGCTATCGATTACCTCAATACACGAGAGAACGTATACGTATTTGATGGATTTGCCGGATGGGATCCCAAATACCGAATCAAAGTTCGAGTTATCGCTTCTCGAGCTTACCACGCCTTGTTCATGCACAACATGTTGATCCGACCCACTCCTGAAGAATTAGAGAACTTTGGTGAACCAGATTTCATAATTTACAATGCTGGTCAATTCCCTGCCAATCGATTCACCACCGGTATgacttccaccacctctgtCGAAGTCAACTTcaagagaatggaaatggtcATCCTCGGTACTGAATACGCCggtgagatgaagaaaggtattTTCTCAGTTATGCATTACCTCCAACCTGTCAAATTCGGTCAATTGTCTCTCCACTCCTCAGCCAACCAGGCTAAAGGCGATAATGGCGATGtgaccctcttcttcggtcTATCCGGTACTGGTAAAACCACCCTCTCAGCCGACCCTAACCGTCTCTTGATTGGTGATGACGAACACGTCTGGTCTGATACTGGTGTGTTCAATATCGAAGGTGGTTGTTACGCCAAGACCATCAACCTTTCTgctgaaaag GAACCCGAGATCTTCAACGCCATCAAATTCGGTTCCATCCTTGAAAACGTAGTCTACAACCCTGCCGACCGAAAGCCAGATTACGATGATGTCTCCATCACCGAGAACACTCGATGTGCCTACCCCATCGAATACATCCCTAACGCCAAGATCCCATGTATCGCTGAGAGACAAccatccaacatcatcatgttgACATGTGACGCTTTCGGTGTTTTACCTCCCGTATCTCGATTAACCCCCGAACAGGCTCAATACCACTTCGTCGCTGGATACACCTCCAAGACACCTGGTACCGAGGACGGTATCGTCGAACCTTCACCAACCTTCTCGACATGTTACGGAcaaccattcatcatcttacaCCCTGGACGATACGCCAAGATGTTGGCTGAGCgaatggagaagaacaaggtcGACTGTTGGTTGATCAACACCGGTTGGACCGGTGGTAAATTCGGTACCGGAAAGAGATGTCCATTGAAGTACACTCGAGCTATCGTCGATGCCATCCACAACGGATCTCTCGCCAAGGCCGAATTCGAAACCTTCCCTGTattcaacctttccatcccaAAGGCTGTCGAAGGTGTCCCCAGTGAGATCCTGGACCCAGCTAAAGTATGGCCATCCAAAGATGCTTTCAGCGCTGAGATCCAAAAATTAGGTGGAATGTTCCAAAAGGCTTTCGCAAAATATGAAGATGCCATCACAGCGGATGTTAAAGCTGCTGGACCAATTCTCTAA